In one window of Solanum pennellii chromosome 2, SPENNV200 DNA:
- the LOC107011595 gene encoding thioredoxin-like protein YLS8 isoform X1, which produces MSYLLPHLHSGWAVDQAILAEEERLVIIRFGHDWDETCMQMDEVLASVADTLKNFAVIYLVDITEVPDFNTMYELYDPSTIMFFFRNKHIMIDLGTGNNNKINWALKDKQEFIDIVETVYRGARKGRGLVIAPKDYSTKYRY; this is translated from the exons ATGTCGTACTTGTTACCTCACCTTCACTCAGGGTGGGCCGTCGATCAAGCCATTCTCGCAGAAGAGGAACGCCTTGTCATCATCCGCTTCGGCCATGACTGGGATGAAACTTGTATGCAG ATGGATGAGGTGCTAGCTTCAGTGGCAGATACATTAAAGAATTTTGCTGTGATATACCTGGTGGACATAACAGAGGTCCCTGATTTTAACACGATGTATGAATTGTACGATCCATCAACTATCATGTTCTTCTTCAGGAACAAGCACATCATGATTGATCTTGGCACAGGAAACAACAACAAGATCAACTGGGCACTCAAAGATAAACAGGAGTTCATTGATATTGTTGAGACAGTGTACCGTGGTGCACGAAAGGGTCGTGGTCTAGTTATTGCACCAAAAGATTACTCTACCAAGTATCGTTACTGA
- the LOC107011595 gene encoding thioredoxin-like protein YLS8 isoform X2, with translation MSYLLPHLHSGWAVDQAILAEEERLVIIRFGHDWDETCMQMDEVLASVADTLKNFAVIYLVDITEVPDFNTMYELYDPSTIMFFFRNKHIMIDLGTGNNNKINWALKDKQEFIDIVETVYRGARKGRGLVIAPKDYSTKYRY, from the exons ATGTCGTACTTGTTACCTCACCTTCACTCAGGGTGGGCCGTCGATCAAGCCATTCTCGCAGAAGAGGAACGCCTTGTCATCATCCGCTTCGGCCATGACTGGGATGAAACTTGTATGCAG ATGGATGAGGTGCTAGCTTCAGTTGCAGATACATTAAAGAATTTTGCTGTGATATACCTGGTGGACATAACAGAG GTCCCTGATTTTAACACGATGTATGAATTGTACGATCCATCAACTATCATGTTCTTCTTCAGGAACAAGCACATCATGATTGATCTTGGCACAGGAAACAACAACAAGATCAACTGGGCACTCAAAGATAAACAGGAGTTCATTGATATTGTTGAGACAGTGTACCGTGGTGCACGAAAGGGTCGTGGTCTAGTTATTGCACCAAAAGATTACTCTACCAAGTATCGTTACTGA
- the LOC107011558 gene encoding chaperone protein dnaJ C76, chloroplastic, protein MHSSTLPIQTVPTKSINKFLNQRAHFPNSWKFHNKNTYNNSIVCRANTSSITDFDLYDLFGVESSSNQAQIKLAYRMLQKRCHPDIAGPSGHEMAIILNQAYALLSDPVARMAYDKEVTKVADLKGYTGKPLYSAWCGEDNEERAVFVDEVKCVGCLKCALLAEKTFAVECVYGRARVVAQWADTEAKIQEAIDACPVDCISVVERSNLAALEFLMSKKPRGNVRIGAGNTVGARTSNIFDDLDKFQRRYQGAFNKTNPKASEEARISAFQAIRAISNFFYWQSPIGGDAEDIHALVPVRRRLIEPDVKKLRHVVEAMKQVKKSTVNQSSNDEYWSPSTPTLADTSLVVGEVDSFPKLPMEFYDEAFSPKEKHQGSPRLGIVPFTTATAAAITVWIKLGEETSVRLKDHIGGSLALDIVNSPWLKVILAGITWYMIGMALVELTGTIHSLFNQDRKL, encoded by the exons ATGCATTCTTCTACTCTGCCCATACAAACCGTTCCCACGAAAAGCATAAACAAATTTCTAAATCAAAGAGCTCATTTTCCAAATTCATGGAAATTCCATAAcaaaaatacttataataacTCTATTGTATGCAGAGCTAATACTAGTTCAATCACTGATTTTGACCTCTATGATCTTTTTGGAGTTGAAAGTTCATCTAACCAGGCACAGATTAAGCTAGCCTATAGGATGCTTCAGAAGCGATGCCACCCAGATATCGCTGGACCATCTGGACATGAAATGGCTATTATACTGAATCAAGCTTATGCGCTTCTTTCCGATCCTGTTGCGCGTATGGCTTATGATAAG GAAGTGACAAAAGTAGCAGATTTAAAGGGGTATACAGGAAAACCTTTGTATTCGGCATGGTGTGGTGAAGATAATGAAGAAAGAGCTGTGTTTGTTGATGAAGTAAAGTGTGTAGGCTGCTTAAAATGTGCTTTGTTGGCTGAAAAGACATTTGCTGTTGAATGTGTGTATGGAAGAGCTAGAGTTGTTGCTCAATGGGCTGATACAGAAGCCAAAATTCAAGAAGCTATAGATGCATGTCCAGTTGATTGCATCTC AGTTGTTGAGAGGTCGAATTTGGCTGCACTTGAATTCCTAATGTCGAAGAAGCCACGAGGCAATGTTAGAATTGGTGCTGGCAATACAGTTGGTGCTCGTACCTCCAATATATTTGATGATCTAGACAAATTCCAGCGCAGATATCAAGGTGCCTTCAACAAAACCAATCCTAAG GCTTCAGAAGAGGCACGAATATCAGCATTTCAAGCAATCCGAGcaatatcaaattttttctaCTGGCAATCACCAATTGGAGGAGATGCAGAAGACATCCATGCTTTGGTACCAGTTAGGAGAAGGCTAATTGAACCCGACGTTAAGAagcttagacatgttgtagaaGCTATGAAACAAGTCAAAAAATCAACAGTTAATCAAAGTAGCAACGATGAGTATTGGTCTCCATCAACTCCTACACTTGCGGACACCAGTTTGGTAGTAGGTGAAGTTGATTCCTTCCCCAAATTACCAATGGAATTCTATGATGAAGCTTTCTCACCAAAGGAGAAACATCAAGGTAGTCCCAGACTCGGGATAGTGCCATTCacaacagcaacagcagcagcaatTACGGTTTGGATAAAACTTGGAGAAGAAACGAGTGTTAGACTCAAAGATCATATTGGTGGTTCTCTCGCATTAGACATTGTGAACAGCCCATGGCTCAAGGTCATTCTGGCAGGTATTACATGGTATATGATTGGTATGGCACTAGTGGAACTCACAGGGACGATTCATAGTTTATTTAACCAGGACAGGAAATTGTGA